Proteins from one Haliaeetus albicilla chromosome 4, bHalAlb1.1, whole genome shotgun sequence genomic window:
- the TTLL4 gene encoding tubulin monoglutamylase TTLL4 isoform X1 encodes MLWLYMASAGPERANLGPKQENSIRLESGALPAGRVQLRRAWHLAQQQAKPVWNLEKYVNAFQDRSLLPSGIPLQQSCFLCPPSLCHTHTGEDALPSLPLAQPCLDLSGSVLLYRRSCLRPKPYGFPFRSPLDTGSATGRVMSSLLMEPCLLPALAEEHSGTGVKGSALSSGRQASSSYRPVLNNNSFLRPSSAKVPLLQSPEIKKVKNTHSFPTASWPHSRDGGDSSSGSLVNGAVKSNDLVLEQTVVPSLTLVPSNAILRKDQCSQADAERRAHSLKEKEPEISLTEAVQQLARQTATHNGFGREVKSSGLTNMGSLSNWNSRWGQHIIAQLTPKETIAPLNLELGSHRLNGNSSLIGTDGAIVCTKRISVHLLASRAGSPDCNADCRLVSMLSPHSGDRMARAEAPHLADVSEVATQMSTIQLEKEEKWAQAVLLGKHDVTAEQSLLEQSHPQDEAEEELPDGLDESCSREEDEDSDSDASSVAGVSFSGSMALVSRNCIEGLDQPAEAQEKVLKPALVCSLFPNVPPTIYFSTRDERVEKLPWEQRKLLRWKMCTVTPNIVKQTVGRSHFRVSKKSNDWLGCWGHHMKSPSFRAIREHQKLNHFPGSFQIGRKDRLWRNLLKMQARCGKKEFNFFPQSFILPQDIKLLRKAWEEGASHQKWIVKPPASARGIGIQVIHKWSQLPKRRPLLVQRYLHKPYLIGGKKFDLRIYVYVTCYDPLRVYLFKDGLVRFASCKYSSSMKSLSNKFVHLTNYSVNKKNTEYKSNSDETACQGHKWALKALWSYLTQKGVNSEAIWEKIKDIVIKTIIASEPYVNSLVKMYVRRPYCCHELFGFDIMLDENLKPWILEVNISPSLHSNSPLDVSIKGQMIRDLLNLAGFVLPSTDSMVSRPQTRSGSTCSLGSALKEKPKAAPEHFIAEKMKKAYYLTQKIPDQDFYSSVLDILTPDDVRILVETEDEYSRRGQFERVFPTHISMRYLRFFEQPRYFNILVTQWELKYYLNKHKGLELLRNWCVKGYHTGAGTDLTQMWSLPKSFFLQRSSVQSNGFSKLELGRLGTLLPSADEGLTRCLEPSPTQSLPLNKCADGADQKPAGCLSDTALVI; translated from the exons ATGCTATGGCTCTACATGGCCTCTGCAGGACCAGAACGTGCTAATCTGGGCCCCAAACAGGAGAATAGCATCAGACTCGAGTCAGGCGCCCTTCCGGCAGGGCGAGTTCAGCTGCGCCGGGCCTGGCACCTCGCTCAGCAGCAGGCGAAACCCGTCTGGAATTTAGAGAAGTATGTGAATGCTTTCCAGGATCGCAGCCTGCTGCCCTCAGGGATACCTCTGCAGCAATCCTGCTTCTTGTGTCCACCGTCACTatgccacacacacactggTGAAGACGCCCTCCCGAGCCTGCCCTtggcccagccctgcctggacCTGAGTGGGAGCGTTCTGCTCTACCGACGCTCCTGCCTAAGACCCAAGCCCTACGGGTTTCCTTTCCGAAGCCCTTTGGACACTGGCTCTGCCACAGGAAGGGTGATGTCTTCCTTGCTGAtggagccctgcctgctgcctgcgcTGGCAGAGGAGCACTCTGGGACTGGGGTAAAAGGCTCTGCCCTCAGCTCAGGTCGGCAGGCTTCCAGCTCCTATAGACCAGTGCTCAATAACAACTCCTTCCTACGGCCGAGCAGTGCTAAAGTGCCTTTGCTGCAGTCACCGGAAATCAAGAAGGTGAAAAACACCCACAGCTTCCCTACCGCCTCATGGCCGCACTCCAGGGATGGTGGAGACAGCTCCTCTGGCAGCCTGGTCAATGGAGCAGTGAAAAGCAATGACCTTGTGCTGGAGCAAACTGTGGTCCCCTCCCTGACCCTTGTGCCCAGCAATGCAATTCTCAGGAAGGACCAGTGCTCACAGGCGGATGCTGAGAGGAGAGCGCACAGCTTAAAAGAGAAGGAACCGGAGATCAGCCTCACGGAGGCTGTGCAGCAGCTAGCCAGACAGACTGCCACACACAACGGCTTTGGACGCGAAGTCAAAAGCTCTGGCCTTACGAACATGGGCAGCCTGTCCAACTGGAACAGCAGGTGGGGGCAGCACATCATAGCGCAGCTCACCCCAAAAGAAACCATTGCTCCTCTGAACTTGGAGCTGGGTAGCCATCGCCTTAATGGTAACTCGAGCCTTATAGGCACCGATGGTGCCATCGTCTGCACTAAGCGTATCAGCGTCCATCTCTTGGCCTCACGTGCTGGCTCTCCCGACTGCAACGCCGACTGCAGACTTGTGAGCATGCTGAGCCCGCACAGCGGGGACCGGATGGCAAGAGCAGAGGCTCCGCACCTCGCTGACGTGTCTGAAGTGGCAACTCAGATGTCCACCATCCAactggagaaagaggagaaatgggCCCAGGCTGTGCTCCTGGGAAAGCATGA tgtcactgctgagcagtcgctgctggagcagagccaTCCCCAGGATGAAGCGGAGGAAGAACTTCCTGATGGCCTGGATGAGAGCTGCAGTCGGGAGGAGGATGAGGACA GTGACTCGGATGCTTCTTCTGTCGCTGGTGTGTCATTCAGTGGCTCCATGGCTCTTGTATCCAG GAACTGCATTGAGGGCCTGGACCAGCCTGCTGAGGCTCAGGAGAAAGTGCTCAAACCAGCTCTTGTCTGCAGTTTATTCCCTAATGTGCCTCCAACCATCTACTTCAGTACTCGGGATGAGAGAG TGGAAAAGCTGCCTTGGGAGCAGAGGAAGCTGCTGCGATGGAAAATGTGCACAGTCACGCCAAACATAGTGAAGCAAACCGTTGGCAGGTCCCACTTCAGAGTCAGCAAAA aaagcaATGACTGGCTGGGTTGCTGGGGCCACCACATGAAATCCCCCAGCTTCAGAGCTATCAGGGAGCACCAGAAG CTAAACCACTTCCCCGGTTCATTTCAAATTGGGAGAAAGGACCGTCTGTGGCGCAACCTGTTGAAGATGCAGGCTCGCTGTGGGAAGAAGGAGTTTAACTTCTTCCCCCAGTCCTTCATCCTGCCCCAGGACATCAAATTACTCAGGAAAGCATGGGAGGAAGGAGCTAGCCACCAGAAATGGATTGTGAAACCA CCAGCATCAGCAAGAGGCATTGGTATCCAGGTCATCCACAAATGGAGCCAGCTCCCCAAAAGGAGACCGCTGCTGGTACAGAG ATATCTGCACAAACCCTACCTCATTGGCGGGAAGAAGTTTGACCTGAGGATCTACGTTTACGTCACTTGCTACGACCCCCTCAGGGTCTACCTGTTCAAGGATGGATTAGTTCGCTTTGCTAGCTGCAA GTATTCCTCCTCAATGAAGAGCCTCAGCAACAAGTTCGTGCACTTGACCAACTACAGCGTGAACAAGAAGAACACGGAGTACAAGTCCAACTCGGATGAGACTGCTTGTCAGGGACACAAATG gGCACTCAAAGCTCTCTGGAGTTACCTGACCCAGAAGGGAGTTAATAGCGAGGCCATCTGGGAGAAGATTAAAGACATCGTTATCAAAACCATCATTGC ATCTGAGCCCTATGTGAACAGCCTGGTGAAGATGTACGTGCGGCGGCCGTATTGTTGCCATGAGCTGTTTGGGTTTGATATCATGCTGGATGAAAACCTCAAGCCCTGGATCTTAGAGGTCAACATTTCCCCAAG CCTCCACTCCAACTCCCCACTGGACGTGAGCATCAAGGGCCAGATGATCCGGGACCTCCTCAACCTCGCTGGCTTTGTTCTGCCCAGCACGGACAGCATGGTCTCAAGGCCACAGACAAGAAGTGGCTCTACCTGCAG TCTGGGCAGTGCTTTGAAGGAGAAGCCCAAGGCAGCACCTGAGCATTTCATAGCAGAGAAGATGAAGAAGGCCTATTACTTGACACAGAAGATACCTGACCAG gatttttattcttctgtcttGGACATCCTGACCCCAGATGATGTTCGCATCCTGGTGGAGACAGAGGATGAGTATTCCCGGCGTGGGCAGTTCGAGCGGGTGTTCCCTACCCACATCTCCATGCGGTACCTGCGCTTCTTCGAGCAGCCTCGTTACTTCAACATCCTGGTGACCCAGTGGGAGCTCAAATACTACTTGAATAAACACAAAG GTCTGGAGCTACTGAGGAACTGGTGTGTCAAAGGGTACCACACTGGGGCAGGGACGGATTTGACCCAGATG TGGTCGTTGCCAAAGTCTTTCTTCCTCCAGAGGAGCAGCGTTCAATCAAATGGCTTCAGCAAACTGGAACTGGGCAGGCTGGG CACACTCCTCCCTTCAGCTGATGAAGGCCTCACAAGATGCCTGGAGCCCAGCCCTACTCAGAGCTTACCTCTCAACAAGTGCGCTGATGGAGCCGACCAGAAACCTGCTGGCTGTCTCTCAGACACTGCCCTGGTGATATGa
- the TTLL4 gene encoding tubulin monoglutamylase TTLL4 isoform X2 encodes MLWLYMASAGPERANLGPKQENSIRLESGALPAGRVQLRRAWHLAQQQAKPVWNLEKYVNAFQDRSLLPSGIPLQQSCFLCPPSLCHTHTGEDALPSLPLAQPCLDLSGSVLLYRRSCLRPKPYGFPFRSPLDTGSATGRVMSSLLMEPCLLPALAEEHSGTGVKGSALSSGRQASSSYRPVLNNNSFLRPSSAKVPLLQSPEIKKVKNTHSFPTASWPHSRDGGDSSSGSLVNGAVKSNDLVLEQTVVPSLTLVPSNAILRKDQCSQADAERRAHSLKEKEPEISLTEAVQQLARQTATHNGFGREVKSSGLTNMGSLSNWNSRWGQHIIAQLTPKETIAPLNLELGSHRLNGNSSLIGTDGAIVCTKRISVHLLASRAGSPDCNADCRLVSMLSPHSGDRMARAEAPHLADVSEVATQMSTIQLEKEEKWAQAVLLGKHDVTAEQSLLEQSHPQDEAEEELPDGLDESCSREEDEDSDSDASSVAGVSFSGSMALVSRNCIEGLDQPAEAQEKVLKPALVCSLFPNVPPTIYFSTRDERVEKLPWEQRKLLRWKMCTVTPNIVKQTVGRSHFRVSKKSNDWLGCWGHHMKSPSFRAIREHQKLNHFPGSFQIGRKDRLWRNLLKMQARCGKKEFNFFPQSFILPQDIKLLRKAWEEGASHQKWIVKPPASARGIGIQVIHKWSQLPKRRPLLVQRYLHKPYLIGGKKFDLRIYVYVTCYDPLRVYLFKDGLVRFASCKYSSSMKSLSNKFVHLTNYSVNKKNTEYKSNSDETACQGHKWALKALWSYLTQKGVNSEAIWEKIKDIVIKTIIASEPYVNSLVKMYVRRPYCCHELFGFDIMLDENLKPWILEVNISPSLHSNSPLDVSIKGQMIRDLLNLAGFVLPSTDSMVSRPQTRSGSTCRIFILLSWTS; translated from the exons ATGCTATGGCTCTACATGGCCTCTGCAGGACCAGAACGTGCTAATCTGGGCCCCAAACAGGAGAATAGCATCAGACTCGAGTCAGGCGCCCTTCCGGCAGGGCGAGTTCAGCTGCGCCGGGCCTGGCACCTCGCTCAGCAGCAGGCGAAACCCGTCTGGAATTTAGAGAAGTATGTGAATGCTTTCCAGGATCGCAGCCTGCTGCCCTCAGGGATACCTCTGCAGCAATCCTGCTTCTTGTGTCCACCGTCACTatgccacacacacactggTGAAGACGCCCTCCCGAGCCTGCCCTtggcccagccctgcctggacCTGAGTGGGAGCGTTCTGCTCTACCGACGCTCCTGCCTAAGACCCAAGCCCTACGGGTTTCCTTTCCGAAGCCCTTTGGACACTGGCTCTGCCACAGGAAGGGTGATGTCTTCCTTGCTGAtggagccctgcctgctgcctgcgcTGGCAGAGGAGCACTCTGGGACTGGGGTAAAAGGCTCTGCCCTCAGCTCAGGTCGGCAGGCTTCCAGCTCCTATAGACCAGTGCTCAATAACAACTCCTTCCTACGGCCGAGCAGTGCTAAAGTGCCTTTGCTGCAGTCACCGGAAATCAAGAAGGTGAAAAACACCCACAGCTTCCCTACCGCCTCATGGCCGCACTCCAGGGATGGTGGAGACAGCTCCTCTGGCAGCCTGGTCAATGGAGCAGTGAAAAGCAATGACCTTGTGCTGGAGCAAACTGTGGTCCCCTCCCTGACCCTTGTGCCCAGCAATGCAATTCTCAGGAAGGACCAGTGCTCACAGGCGGATGCTGAGAGGAGAGCGCACAGCTTAAAAGAGAAGGAACCGGAGATCAGCCTCACGGAGGCTGTGCAGCAGCTAGCCAGACAGACTGCCACACACAACGGCTTTGGACGCGAAGTCAAAAGCTCTGGCCTTACGAACATGGGCAGCCTGTCCAACTGGAACAGCAGGTGGGGGCAGCACATCATAGCGCAGCTCACCCCAAAAGAAACCATTGCTCCTCTGAACTTGGAGCTGGGTAGCCATCGCCTTAATGGTAACTCGAGCCTTATAGGCACCGATGGTGCCATCGTCTGCACTAAGCGTATCAGCGTCCATCTCTTGGCCTCACGTGCTGGCTCTCCCGACTGCAACGCCGACTGCAGACTTGTGAGCATGCTGAGCCCGCACAGCGGGGACCGGATGGCAAGAGCAGAGGCTCCGCACCTCGCTGACGTGTCTGAAGTGGCAACTCAGATGTCCACCATCCAactggagaaagaggagaaatgggCCCAGGCTGTGCTCCTGGGAAAGCATGA tgtcactgctgagcagtcgctgctggagcagagccaTCCCCAGGATGAAGCGGAGGAAGAACTTCCTGATGGCCTGGATGAGAGCTGCAGTCGGGAGGAGGATGAGGACA GTGACTCGGATGCTTCTTCTGTCGCTGGTGTGTCATTCAGTGGCTCCATGGCTCTTGTATCCAG GAACTGCATTGAGGGCCTGGACCAGCCTGCTGAGGCTCAGGAGAAAGTGCTCAAACCAGCTCTTGTCTGCAGTTTATTCCCTAATGTGCCTCCAACCATCTACTTCAGTACTCGGGATGAGAGAG TGGAAAAGCTGCCTTGGGAGCAGAGGAAGCTGCTGCGATGGAAAATGTGCACAGTCACGCCAAACATAGTGAAGCAAACCGTTGGCAGGTCCCACTTCAGAGTCAGCAAAA aaagcaATGACTGGCTGGGTTGCTGGGGCCACCACATGAAATCCCCCAGCTTCAGAGCTATCAGGGAGCACCAGAAG CTAAACCACTTCCCCGGTTCATTTCAAATTGGGAGAAAGGACCGTCTGTGGCGCAACCTGTTGAAGATGCAGGCTCGCTGTGGGAAGAAGGAGTTTAACTTCTTCCCCCAGTCCTTCATCCTGCCCCAGGACATCAAATTACTCAGGAAAGCATGGGAGGAAGGAGCTAGCCACCAGAAATGGATTGTGAAACCA CCAGCATCAGCAAGAGGCATTGGTATCCAGGTCATCCACAAATGGAGCCAGCTCCCCAAAAGGAGACCGCTGCTGGTACAGAG ATATCTGCACAAACCCTACCTCATTGGCGGGAAGAAGTTTGACCTGAGGATCTACGTTTACGTCACTTGCTACGACCCCCTCAGGGTCTACCTGTTCAAGGATGGATTAGTTCGCTTTGCTAGCTGCAA GTATTCCTCCTCAATGAAGAGCCTCAGCAACAAGTTCGTGCACTTGACCAACTACAGCGTGAACAAGAAGAACACGGAGTACAAGTCCAACTCGGATGAGACTGCTTGTCAGGGACACAAATG gGCACTCAAAGCTCTCTGGAGTTACCTGACCCAGAAGGGAGTTAATAGCGAGGCCATCTGGGAGAAGATTAAAGACATCGTTATCAAAACCATCATTGC ATCTGAGCCCTATGTGAACAGCCTGGTGAAGATGTACGTGCGGCGGCCGTATTGTTGCCATGAGCTGTTTGGGTTTGATATCATGCTGGATGAAAACCTCAAGCCCTGGATCTTAGAGGTCAACATTTCCCCAAG CCTCCACTCCAACTCCCCACTGGACGTGAGCATCAAGGGCCAGATGATCCGGGACCTCCTCAACCTCGCTGGCTTTGTTCTGCCCAGCACGGACAGCATGGTCTCAAGGCCACAGACAAGAAGTGGCTCTACCTGCAG gatttttattcttctgtcttGGACATCCTGA